From the Xenorhabdus ishibashii genome, one window contains:
- a CDS encoding long-chain fatty acid--CoA ligase, whose amino-acid sequence MNTYTHKAILHTAFTTGQKNSPAVGLEFNRNISHMTAELKPWFKNVPSRLAELAKSIPNEIVVSDPHETLTFGQLEQCIENAAHVLLHYGAKMGSNVGIDDVLF is encoded by the coding sequence ATGAATACTTACACACACAAGGCAATATTACACACAGCATTTACTACTGGGCAAAAAAACTCTCCTGCTGTTGGACTTGAATTCAATCGTAATATCAGTCACATGACAGCAGAACTAAAACCATGGTTTAAGAACGTTCCTTCTCGGTTAGCTGAGTTGGCAAAAAGTATACCCAATGAGATAGTTGTTTCTGATCCCCATGAAACGTTGACATTTGGTCAGTTGGAACAATGCATTGAGAATGCGGCACATGTTTTGCTTCATTACGGCGCCAAAATGGGTAGCAATGTCGGCATTGACGACGTTCTCTTTTGA
- a CDS encoding glycerol dehydrogenase: MLKVIQSPSKYIQGPGALSHIGRYTKMLADHVFVIADNFVMNLIGDTVSKSLEEHDVTNHFELFNGECSRSEIHRLSAILLEQQCQAVIGIGGGKTIDTAKAVAYESKIPVIISPTLASTDAPTSALSVLYTELGEFDSYLFYPQNPNIVLMDTNIIAKAPVRLLVAGMGDALATYFEARASSAAHKPTMAGGATSTTGLALAKLCYETLLAEGYKAKLAVEAGVSTPAVENIVEANTYLSGIGFESAGLAAAHAIHNGFTVLEECHHLYHGEKVAFGTLTQLILENSPSEELETVLDFCVQVGLPITLEQLGLRDNEKLHQKIMQVAIASCTEGETIHNMPFAVTPEQVYAAILAADQMGKDWLY, from the coding sequence ATGCTGAAAGTGATCCAGTCTCCATCCAAATATATCCAAGGACCAGGTGCGCTATCTCACATTGGTCGATACACCAAAATGCTTGCTGACCACGTCTTCGTGATTGCCGATAATTTCGTGATGAACCTTATTGGGGATACCGTCAGCAAAAGTCTAGAAGAACACGATGTGACCAACCATTTCGAACTTTTCAATGGTGAGTGCAGCCGTAGTGAAATCCATCGCTTGTCTGCCATTTTGTTGGAACAGCAATGTCAGGCTGTTATCGGGATCGGGGGAGGAAAAACGATTGATACTGCCAAGGCTGTTGCATACGAATCCAAAATCCCCGTGATTATTTCCCCTACCCTTGCTTCAACAGATGCACCAACCAGTGCCCTTTCTGTTCTTTATACTGAACTCGGTGAATTCGACAGCTATCTATTCTACCCACAAAATCCAAATATCGTGCTAATGGATACCAATATCATTGCCAAGGCACCGGTTCGCCTGCTTGTCGCAGGTATGGGAGATGCGCTTGCCACCTACTTTGAGGCACGAGCCAGTAGTGCAGCACACAAACCAACTATGGCTGGCGGTGCAACATCCACTACCGGTTTGGCGTTGGCAAAACTGTGTTATGAAACCTTGCTGGCGGAAGGTTACAAAGCAAAACTGGCGGTAGAAGCCGGCGTCAGTACACCCGCAGTTGAAAATATTGTGGAAGCCAATACCTACCTCAGTGGCATTGGTTTTGAAAGTGCAGGATTGGCAGCGGCTCACGCTATCCACAATGGTTTTACCGTGCTGGAAGAGTGTCATCACCTCTACCACGGCGAAAAAGTCGCGTTTGGAACCCTGACACAATTGATCTTAGAAAATAGCCCAAGTGAAGAGTTGGAAACCGTGCTTGATTTTTGTGTACAAGTCGGCCTGCCGATCACATTGGAGCAATTGGGTTTGCGTGATAATGAGAAATTGCATCAAAAAATCATGCAAGTCGCTATCGCAAGCTGTACTGAAGGTGAAACTATTCACAATATGCCATTTGCAGTGACACCAGAACAGGTTTACGCCGCCATTTTGGCCGCAGACCAGATGGGCAAAGATTGGTTGTATTAA
- a CDS encoding 7-cyano-7-deazaguanine/7-aminomethyl-7-deazaguanine transporter — MLQLTAQQRATALIWLSLFHILIITSSNYLVQLPVSIFGFHTTWGAFTFPFIFLATDLTVRIYGAPLARRIIISVMLPALLISYLISALFFQGTWQGFGTLGTFNVFVARIAAASFMAYVLGQILDVGVFNRLRRKSRWWIAPAAAMFFGNMLDTLAFFFIAFYRSTDAFMATHWVEIALVDYAFKLFICMLFFLPAYGILLNLILKYFFAQTEVKTLIKTN, encoded by the coding sequence ATGCTGCAATTGACTGCGCAACAGCGAGCCACTGCATTGATTTGGCTTTCGCTTTTTCACATTTTGATCATTACTTCCAGTAACTATCTGGTGCAATTACCCGTCTCCATTTTTGGTTTTCATACCACTTGGGGAGCATTTACATTTCCCTTTATCTTTCTGGCAACTGATCTGACGGTACGTATTTATGGTGCGCCATTGGCTCGACGGATCATTATTTCCGTTATGCTGCCCGCATTACTGATCTCTTACCTGATTTCAGCGCTGTTTTTTCAAGGAACCTGGCAGGGATTCGGAACATTGGGCACCTTTAATGTGTTCGTCGCCCGTATTGCCGCCGCTAGCTTTATGGCCTATGTGCTTGGTCAGATATTGGATGTTGGTGTATTTAATCGTCTTCGCCGGAAAAGCCGCTGGTGGATAGCGCCGGCTGCCGCCATGTTTTTCGGTAATATGTTAGATACACTGGCCTTTTTCTTTATCGCGTTTTACCGCAGTACGGATGCATTTATGGCAACACATTGGGTAGAAATTGCGTTAGTGGATTATGCCTTCAAGCTGTTTATCTGTATGCTGTTCTTCCTGCCCGCTTACGGCATCCTGTTAAATTTGATCCTGAAATACTTTTTCGCTCAAACAGAAGTTAAGACTCTGATCAAAACTAACTAA
- the tusA gene encoding sulfurtransferase TusA, which yields MSDVFANPDKTLDTLGLRCPEPVMMVRKTVRHMTAGQTLLIIADDPATTRDIPGFCRFMDHALIAQETVQTPYRYLLRKSKDSV from the coding sequence ATGTCCGATGTTTTTGCCAATCCCGACAAGACACTTGATACGTTGGGATTACGTTGCCCTGAGCCAGTAATGATGGTACGCAAGACAGTGCGTCATATGACCGCTGGTCAGACGTTGTTGATCATTGCAGATGATCCGGCAACAACCAGAGATATTCCGGGGTTCTGTCGCTTTATGGATCATGCGTTGATCGCCCAGGAAACAGTGCAAACTCCTTATCGATACCTGCTCAGGAAAAGCAAAGATTCTGTTTAA
- a CDS encoding zinc/cadmium/mercury/lead-transporting ATPase produces the protein MLTTSKKHKQSQHNSLSFQKDEHQNIANNVSGHSHQHHSHEHSHNSPATNHSHSCCSTGTAHSHESSSAHCSHDHAHAIRDNALIELTARQRFNWTIQGMDCPSCAGKIENAVKKLPEAKQVKVLFATEKLVVDADTDIRAAVEQAVKQAGFEIKEASSASKLPPEVNHWKTFSPILILAVLMFVSWGISKINAPTGQVAFIITTLIGLYPVATKAIKLIRSGTPFAIETLMSVAAIGALFIDATAEAAMVILLFKLGEILESYAAGRARRGVSALMALVPEQALLIKDGKKETVPAADLRPGDIIEIAPGARLPTDAELLSPFASFDESALTGESVPVERQQGEKIAAGCLSVDSAVQMKVISEPGHSAIDRILQLIEEAEERRAPIERFIDRFSRIYTPLIILFSTLMVLIPPLFFAGSWETWIYRGLTLLLIGCPCALVISTPAAITSALAAATRRGSLIKGGAALEQLGSVRTIALDKTGTLTEGKPQVTEIEPVDNISAETLLALAGAVESGSHHPLAKAILHAAENRDVTIVEAEHRKALAGIGVEGQLSGQRILVAAPGRLSENTLSEQWKQRVTELENSGKTAVAVTRNGQFMGLIAMQDTLRQDAIDAIRILKKQGVEAIMLTGDNPRAAAAIANRLGIDYRAGLLPEDKVKALTELNQKHRTMMVGDGINDAPAMKAASIGVAMGSGTDVALETADAALTHNRLTGLPEIIALSRTTHYNIRQNITIALGLKAIFLITSLLGITGLWMAVLADSGATALVTANAVRLLRNKTQK, from the coding sequence ATGTTAACCACGTCCAAAAAACATAAGCAATCACAGCACAATTCTTTATCTTTCCAGAAAGATGAACACCAAAATATCGCCAATAATGTAAGTGGGCATTCACATCAACATCACAGCCACGAGCATTCACATAACTCTCCTGCGACAAATCATAGCCATTCTTGTTGCTCTACTGGCACTGCGCATTCTCATGAAAGTAGCAGCGCACACTGTTCACACGATCATGCACATGCCATACGGGACAACGCTCTCATCGAATTAACAGCGAGACAGCGTTTTAATTGGACTATTCAGGGTATGGATTGCCCGAGCTGTGCAGGAAAGATCGAAAATGCCGTGAAAAAATTGCCAGAAGCCAAGCAGGTCAAGGTTCTGTTTGCAACAGAGAAACTGGTGGTCGATGCCGATACTGATATTCGTGCTGCTGTTGAACAAGCGGTAAAACAAGCCGGTTTTGAAATCAAGGAGGCAAGTTCGGCATCTAAATTGCCTCCAGAGGTCAATCACTGGAAGACTTTTTCCCCCATCTTGATTCTGGCCGTCTTGATGTTCGTTAGTTGGGGAATATCAAAAATCAATGCTCCCACAGGGCAGGTCGCTTTTATCATCACTACATTAATTGGGCTATATCCGGTAGCAACCAAAGCCATCAAGCTTATCCGTTCCGGCACACCTTTTGCCATTGAAACTTTGATGAGTGTTGCTGCCATTGGTGCCTTGTTTATTGATGCCACCGCAGAAGCGGCAATGGTTATTCTCCTGTTCAAATTGGGGGAAATCCTAGAATCCTATGCCGCCGGACGCGCACGTCGTGGCGTCAGTGCTTTGATGGCATTGGTACCTGAGCAAGCTTTACTGATTAAAGATGGAAAAAAGGAAACAGTGCCAGCGGCTGATCTGCGGCCAGGTGATATCATTGAAATCGCCCCAGGTGCTCGCTTACCTACCGATGCCGAACTACTCAGCCCATTTGCCAGTTTTGATGAAAGTGCCCTGACCGGTGAATCTGTTCCGGTTGAACGACAGCAAGGAGAGAAAATCGCCGCGGGTTGTCTTTCTGTCGATAGCGCTGTACAGATGAAAGTGATCTCGGAACCTGGTCACAGTGCCATTGACCGCATCCTGCAACTGATTGAAGAAGCAGAAGAACGCAGGGCACCGATTGAACGCTTTATCGACCGGTTCAGCCGCATCTACACGCCACTGATTATCTTGTTCTCAACATTGATGGTATTGATCCCACCACTGTTTTTTGCCGGCTCATGGGAAACTTGGATCTATCGTGGCCTGACTCTGCTGTTAATTGGTTGTCCTTGCGCTCTGGTCATTTCGACACCTGCCGCCATTACTTCCGCACTGGCCGCCGCAACCCGTCGCGGTTCCCTAATCAAAGGTGGGGCTGCCCTGGAACAACTTGGTTCAGTGCGCACAATTGCACTGGATAAAACCGGAACTTTAACCGAAGGAAAACCACAGGTTACTGAAATTGAGCCGGTAGACAATATCAGTGCAGAAACGTTGCTGGCACTGGCTGGTGCCGTAGAAAGTGGCTCCCATCACCCACTGGCAAAAGCTATTTTGCATGCCGCAGAAAATAGAGACGTGACAATTGTTGAAGCTGAACATCGTAAGGCACTTGCAGGAATTGGCGTAGAAGGGCAATTGTCGGGACAGAGAATTCTCGTCGCAGCCCCTGGAAGATTGTCGGAAAATACCTTGTCCGAGCAATGGAAACAGAGAGTCACTGAGCTGGAAAACAGTGGAAAAACAGCGGTTGCTGTCACTCGGAACGGGCAATTTATGGGACTGATAGCAATGCAAGATACCTTGCGTCAGGATGCCATAGACGCTATCCGTATCCTGAAAAAACAAGGTGTCGAGGCAATAATGCTAACAGGAGATAATCCCCGTGCAGCAGCAGCCATCGCGAATCGGCTGGGCATTGATTATCGCGCAGGATTGTTGCCTGAAGATAAAGTGAAAGCGCTCACAGAGTTGAACCAAAAACACCGCACCATGATGGTCGGCGATGGCATCAATGATGCCCCAGCCATGAAAGCCGCCAGTATCGGTGTTGCTATGGGCAGTGGTACTGATGTTGCTCTGGAAACAGCCGATGCTGCCCTGACGCATAATCGACTGACTGGTTTACCTGAAATTATCGCTTTGTCTCGAACAACCCATTATAACATCCGTCAAAATATCACCATTGCGTTAGGTTTAAAGGCGATATTTCTTATTACGAGCCTACTGGGTATTACCGGACTATGGATGGCGGTACTGGCCGATTCGGGAGCTACTGCATTAGTAACAGCAAACGCAGTTCGGCTACTGAGGAATAAAACGCAGAAATAA
- a CDS encoding lysoplasmalogenase, whose amino-acid sequence MSWPFLAVFFSGWLYIDAAYRGTNWQQWVFRPVTMLLLLLWACQAPNLEVSGYLIIAGLLIALLSDALRMLPSKYLLFSFITLFLSYLLYTISFALHMGFSFFFPLPVILLVVGIVVILTVWTRLDNMRWRVVDSFVMALLMVWVAGEQYFSLSNDSRFSVIAGAILLLLAHSINIIAQYRFPFKLSKAIVATCGFIGHFLIIRSLFL is encoded by the coding sequence ATGAGTTGGCCATTTCTTGCGGTGTTTTTTTCTGGGTGGTTATATATTGATGCTGCCTATCGTGGCACCAACTGGCAGCAATGGGTTTTCCGCCCTGTCACTATGCTGCTTCTATTATTATGGGCCTGTCAGGCACCCAATCTTGAGGTTTCAGGTTACCTTATCATTGCGGGGCTTCTTATTGCCCTGCTCTCTGATGCGCTTCGTATGCTTCCTAGTAAGTACCTACTCTTCTCATTTATCACGCTGTTCCTGAGTTACCTGTTATATACCATCAGTTTTGCCTTACATATGGGTTTCAGTTTCTTCTTCCCGCTGCCTGTGATCCTACTGGTCGTTGGCATTGTGGTCATACTGACAGTCTGGACTCGTCTGGATAATATGCGTTGGCGGGTGGTAGATAGCTTTGTTATGGCACTACTGATGGTTTGGGTTGCCGGAGAACAATATTTTTCCCTCAGCAACGACAGCCGATTTTCTGTCATTGCTGGCGCAATCCTGCTACTCCTCGCACACAGTATCAATATCATTGCCCAGTATCGCTTCCCTTTTAAACTGTCAAAAGCGATTGTTGCTACCTGTGGTTTTATCGGACATTTTTTGATTATTCGTTCACTCTTCCTATGA
- a CDS encoding DUF1145 family protein, with product MFILLGRAIMILVWGIMIFNLFHPFPKPLRYFMDIAMVFTVIMHAFQLLLLKNSQPKDQNLSGFLQTKIFFFGVFELLSWQKKQQKEKQREKK from the coding sequence ATGTTTATTCTATTAGGAAGAGCGATCATGATCTTAGTTTGGGGTATCATGATCTTCAATTTGTTTCACCCATTCCCTAAGCCATTGAGATATTTTATGGATATTGCAATGGTATTTACGGTAATCATGCATGCTTTTCAGTTACTGCTGCTGAAAAACTCCCAGCCTAAAGATCAAAATCTGTCTGGTTTTCTCCAGACCAAGATCTTCTTTTTTGGTGTCTTTGAATTATTGTCTTGGCAGAAAAAACAACAAAAAGAGAAACAACGGGAGAAAAAATAA
- the rsmD gene encoding 16S rRNA (guanine(966)-N(2))-methyltransferase has protein sequence MTKKPQNASLGQIRIIGGKWRGRKLPVPDSDGLRPTTDRIRETLFNWLMPVVQGARCLDCFSGSGALGFEALSRYASHATLIEYDRNVAKQLSANLALLKAENADVVQGNALQYLNGTGTPFDVVFLDPPFRKGMLTETINLLEANGWLAEESWIYVEAEAESAATEVPPNWQLHREKTAGQVAYRLYIRHQ, from the coding sequence ATGACTAAAAAACCACAGAACGCGTCTTTGGGACAAATCCGCATTATTGGCGGAAAATGGCGCGGGAGAAAATTGCCGGTTCCTGATAGTGATGGCCTGCGTCCAACAACAGATCGCATCCGCGAGACACTTTTTAATTGGCTTATGCCAGTGGTTCAGGGTGCTCGTTGTCTGGATTGCTTTTCAGGTAGCGGAGCGCTCGGATTTGAGGCTTTATCTCGTTATGCAAGTCACGCTACCTTAATTGAATACGATCGCAATGTCGCGAAACAACTATCGGCTAACTTAGCCCTACTGAAAGCTGAAAATGCCGATGTAGTACAAGGTAATGCACTACAATACCTTAACGGCACCGGAACACCGTTTGATGTAGTTTTCCTCGATCCTCCATTCCGCAAGGGGATGTTGACTGAAACAATCAATTTATTGGAAGCCAATGGCTGGCTAGCAGAAGAGAGTTGGATTTATGTTGAGGCAGAAGCAGAATCTGCTGCGACAGAAGTTCCCCCAAACTGGCAACTGCATCGGGAAAAAACCGCCGGACAAGTTGCTTATCGGTTATATATTCGCCATCAGTAA